A genomic stretch from Kribbella amoyensis includes:
- a CDS encoding DUF881 domain-containing protein, with amino-acid sequence MTQQAPPGQRRVDASMSLLNNLMAHPLDEGYAVAARTRPAQGRPNRSRHRIMLVVAFTVLGFLLAIAASQNYRSAPAADKERKDLIARVEQADTRLNDLRGRQTSLADEVRRLQASGLANSDSGAALQQRLDDLELQTGVVAVTGPGLKVVVDDAKNADNKEGRLLDVDLQQLVNGLWTAGAEAISVNGHRLTSLTAIRGAGSAITVDYSSLTPPYTVLAIGETATLPARFAQSSGGQWVQYLVSNFDVRMTTTTEDSLLVPADATIALRYAKVGGPR; translated from the coding sequence GTGACTCAGCAGGCTCCACCTGGTCAGCGCCGCGTCGACGCGTCGATGTCGCTGCTGAACAACCTGATGGCCCACCCGCTGGACGAGGGGTACGCCGTCGCCGCGCGGACCCGGCCGGCGCAGGGGCGGCCGAACCGGTCCCGGCACCGGATCATGCTGGTGGTCGCGTTCACCGTGCTCGGCTTCCTGCTCGCGATCGCGGCGTCGCAGAACTACCGCAGCGCGCCGGCCGCCGACAAGGAGCGCAAGGACCTGATCGCCCGGGTCGAGCAGGCCGACACCCGGCTGAACGACCTGCGCGGCCGGCAGACCAGCCTGGCCGACGAGGTCCGCAGACTGCAGGCGAGCGGCCTGGCGAACTCCGACTCGGGCGCCGCCCTGCAGCAGCGGCTCGACGACCTGGAACTGCAGACCGGCGTGGTCGCGGTGACGGGCCCGGGGCTCAAGGTGGTCGTCGACGACGCCAAGAACGCGGACAACAAGGAGGGCCGGCTGCTGGACGTCGATCTGCAGCAGCTGGTGAACGGGCTGTGGACGGCCGGCGCCGAGGCGATCTCGGTGAACGGCCACCGGCTCACCTCGCTGACCGCGATCCGCGGCGCCGGCAGCGCGATCACGGTCGACTACAGCTCGCTCACCCCGCCGTACACGGTGCTGGCGATCGGTGAGACCGCGACGTTGCCGGCCCGGTTCGCGCAGAGCTCGGGCGGCCAGTGGGTGCAGTACCTGGTCAGCAACTTCGATGTCCGGATGACGACCACGACGGAGGACTCCTTGCTGGTGCCAGCCGATGCGACCATCGCGCTGCGGTACGCGAAGGTGGGTGGGCCCAGGTGA
- a CDS encoding small basic family protein: MIAVLGLVIGVVVGLLVAPDVPDWAQPYLPIAVVAALDAVFGALRAFLDGIFDDKVFVVSFVSNVLIAALIVYLGDQLGVGSQLSTGVVVVLGIRIFTNMAAIRRHIFRA; this comes from the coding sequence GTGATCGCCGTCCTCGGCCTGGTGATCGGCGTCGTGGTCGGCCTGCTGGTCGCGCCCGACGTGCCGGACTGGGCCCAGCCGTACCTGCCGATCGCCGTCGTCGCCGCGCTGGACGCGGTCTTCGGCGCCCTGCGTGCTTTCCTGGACGGGATCTTCGACGACAAGGTGTTCGTCGTCTCGTTCGTGTCCAACGTGCTGATCGCGGCCCTGATCGTGTACCTCGGTGACCAGCTCGGCGTCGGGTCGCAGCTGTCCACCGGCGTGGTGGTCGTGCTCGGCATCCGGATCTTCACGAACATGGCCGCCATCCGCCGTCACATCTTCCGGGCCTGA
- a CDS encoding DUF881 domain-containing protein gives MTDDQHEPPDPADQAEQAELTAKAEQRAEPKAEQAAEPKAASAHPDAPTPMPKPKKTPNLAWRRLKAGFKPSRGQAIVAVVLALVACMAVVQVRVNRADDGYQNARREDLIAILDGLNQNNRRLESEITELEDRKNTLSSSADKAQTAREQAEQQVRTLGILAGTLPAQGPGVRITLNDPDGKMQAGNLLDAIEELRDAGAEAIQINGTVRVVASTDFVDDSPGVRIDGERVASPYVIEAIGESHNLAEAANFPGGLVSEVTGPQIGGTAEVTELPQVQISALHAPEEHRYARPAPSPTK, from the coding sequence ATGACCGACGACCAGCACGAACCACCGGACCCGGCCGACCAGGCCGAGCAGGCCGAGCTGACCGCCAAAGCTGAGCAAAGGGCTGAGCCGAAGGCCGAGCAAGCGGCTGAGCCGAAGGCCGCGTCGGCGCACCCCGACGCGCCGACCCCGATGCCGAAGCCGAAGAAGACGCCGAACCTGGCCTGGCGCCGGTTGAAGGCCGGGTTCAAGCCGTCCCGCGGTCAGGCGATCGTCGCCGTGGTGCTCGCGCTGGTCGCCTGTATGGCCGTCGTCCAGGTCCGGGTGAACCGCGCCGACGACGGGTACCAGAACGCCCGCCGCGAGGACCTGATCGCGATCCTGGACGGCCTGAACCAGAACAACCGCCGGCTGGAGAGCGAGATCACCGAGCTGGAGGACCGGAAGAACACCCTGTCGTCCAGCGCGGACAAGGCGCAGACCGCCCGCGAACAGGCCGAGCAGCAGGTCCGTACCCTCGGCATCCTGGCCGGTACGCTGCCCGCGCAGGGCCCCGGCGTCCGGATCACGCTGAACGACCCGGACGGCAAGATGCAGGCCGGCAACCTGCTCGACGCGATCGAGGAACTCCGCGACGCCGGTGCCGAGGCGATCCAGATCAACGGCACCGTCCGGGTGGTCGCCAGTACCGACTTCGTCGACGACTCGCCCGGTGTCCGGATCGACGGCGAGCGGGTCGCGTCGCCGTACGTGATCGAGGCGATCGGCGAGTCCCACAACCTGGCCGAGGCGGCCAACTTCCCCGGTGGTCTGGTCAGCGAGGTGACCGGCCCACAGATCGGCGGAACCGCCGAGGTGACCGAGTTGCCGCAGGTCCAGATCTCCGCCTTGCACGCCCCGGAGGAGCATCGCTACGCTCGCCCGGCGCCCAGCCCCACCAAGTGA
- the gcvH gene encoding glycine cleavage system protein GcvH, which translates to MYPEDLKYTAEHEWVKAGDGGPVRVGITDFAQDALGDIVYVQLPEVGAAVRAGDACGELESTKSVSDLFAPVNGTVTAVNESLADQPDLVNTDPYGEGWLLDIQVDDDEEVAALMDADTYKGQLDQS; encoded by the coding sequence GTGTACCCCGAAGACCTGAAGTACACGGCCGAGCACGAGTGGGTGAAGGCCGGCGACGGCGGCCCGGTGCGGGTCGGCATCACCGACTTCGCCCAGGACGCGCTCGGTGACATCGTGTACGTGCAGCTCCCCGAGGTCGGCGCCGCGGTGCGCGCCGGCGACGCCTGTGGCGAGCTGGAGTCCACCAAGAGCGTCAGCGACCTGTTCGCGCCGGTGAACGGCACCGTCACCGCGGTGAACGAGTCGCTCGCCGACCAGCCCGACCTGGTCAACACCGACCCGTACGGCGAGGGCTGGCTGCTGGACATCCAGGTGGACGACGACGAGGAGGTGGCGGCGCTGATGGATGCCGACACCTACAAGGGCCAGCTCGACCAGAGCTGA
- a CDS encoding FHA domain-containing protein: MPFCNQCGHENSEGSRFCSQCGTMLPGADRPVPAPGVTDTAMLTPIPAEPETERIDTGDQLSVEDEAAVGALPAGSALLIVQRGPNAGSRFLLDVDVVTAGRHPDSDIFLDDVTVSRRHAEFRRDPAGVKVRDVGSLNGTYVNRDRIDEVQLTNGDEVQIGKYRLVYYASGQQA, encoded by the coding sequence ATGCCGTTCTGCAACCAGTGCGGGCACGAGAACTCCGAGGGCAGCCGGTTCTGCTCGCAGTGCGGAACGATGCTCCCTGGCGCGGACCGTCCGGTGCCCGCCCCCGGCGTCACCGACACCGCGATGCTGACGCCGATCCCGGCCGAGCCGGAGACCGAGCGGATCGACACCGGTGACCAGCTGTCGGTCGAGGACGAGGCCGCCGTCGGAGCGCTGCCGGCCGGGTCGGCGCTGCTGATCGTGCAGCGCGGCCCGAACGCGGGCAGCCGGTTCCTGCTCGACGTCGACGTGGTCACCGCCGGCCGGCACCCGGACAGCGACATCTTCCTGGACGACGTCACGGTGTCCCGCCGGCACGCGGAGTTCCGGCGCGACCCGGCCGGGGTGAAGGTGCGCGACGTCGGCAGCCTGAACGGCACCTACGTCAACCGGGACCGGATCGACGAGGTCCAGCTGACCAACGGCGACGAGGTCCAGATCGGCAAGTACCGGCTGGTCTACTACGCCAGTGGCCAGCAAGCCTGA
- a CDS encoding MerR family transcriptional regulator, whose amino-acid sequence MASKPDAGAGGSSIGEVLQVLRAEFADVTISKIRFLEAEGLVTPARTASGYRKFSAADVDRLRYVLTAQRDQYLPLKVIKEHLAAIDRGLRPTPGGRPAAPEQLPEPAGLPAAEDFGVHGTELKLTRDELRAAAGISAELLAELESHSLLVARGNHYDGDAILIARAAAEFGRHGVEPRHLRPFRTAADREAGLIEQVTGPRRTERTEELAALAVRLHAALVRARLPR is encoded by the coding sequence GTGGCCAGCAAGCCTGACGCAGGCGCCGGAGGAAGCAGCATCGGCGAGGTGCTGCAGGTACTGCGGGCCGAGTTCGCCGACGTCACCATCTCCAAGATCCGCTTCCTCGAGGCGGAGGGACTGGTGACGCCGGCCCGGACCGCGTCGGGGTACCGCAAGTTCAGTGCCGCCGACGTCGACCGGCTCCGGTACGTGCTCACCGCCCAGCGGGACCAGTACCTGCCGCTGAAGGTGATCAAGGAGCACCTGGCCGCGATCGACCGGGGGCTGCGGCCGACCCCCGGCGGACGGCCCGCGGCCCCCGAGCAGCTGCCCGAGCCGGCCGGGCTGCCGGCCGCCGAGGACTTCGGTGTCCACGGCACCGAGTTGAAGCTGACCCGGGACGAACTGCGGGCGGCGGCCGGGATCTCGGCCGAGCTGCTCGCCGAGCTGGAGAGCCACAGCCTGCTGGTGGCCCGGGGCAACCACTACGACGGGGACGCGATCCTGATCGCGCGGGCGGCCGCGGAGTTCGGCCGGCACGGCGTGGAACCACGGCACCTGCGGCCGTTCCGGACCGCCGCCGATCGCGAGGCCGGCCTGATCGAGCAGGTGACCGGACCTCGCCGGACCGAGCGGACCGAGGAGCTCGCCGCGCTCGCCGTCCGGTTGCACGCGGCCCTGGTCCGCGCCCGGCTGCCGCGCTGA
- a CDS encoding bifunctional nuclease family protein, translating into MREVDVVGVRVEMPSSQPIVLLREVGGERYLPIWIGAAEASAIAFAQQGMEPPRPLTHDLFAETIRVLGHTLSQVRIVNLTDGVFEAILVFDDKTEISARPSDSIALALRTGTPVFCAEEILAEAGIPVPDSETDGADEVEEEEEVERFREFLDQVTPEDFDKS; encoded by the coding sequence GTGCGCGAAGTCGACGTGGTCGGAGTCCGGGTGGAGATGCCCTCGAGTCAGCCGATCGTGCTGCTCCGGGAGGTCGGCGGTGAGCGGTACCTGCCGATCTGGATCGGTGCGGCCGAGGCCAGTGCGATCGCCTTCGCCCAGCAGGGCATGGAGCCGCCCCGGCCGCTGACCCACGATCTGTTCGCGGAGACGATCCGGGTGCTCGGGCACACGCTCAGCCAGGTCCGGATCGTCAACCTCACCGACGGGGTGTTCGAGGCGATCCTGGTCTTCGACGACAAGACCGAGATCTCGGCCCGGCCGTCGGACTCGATCGCGCTCGCGCTGCGGACCGGGACGCCGGTGTTCTGCGCCGAGGAGATCCTGGCCGAGGCCGGCATCCCGGTGCCGGACAGCGAGACCGACGGCGCCGACGAGGTCGAGGAAGAAGAAGAGGTCGAGCGGTTCCGCGAGTTTCTCGATCAGGTCACACCTGAGGACTTCGACAAGAGCTGA
- a CDS encoding MerR family transcriptional regulator, with the protein MTRTGDTDLTAQSTSDAHADAAAAAGVQGLLFDDDLSPMPEDVGFRGPTACAAAGITYRQLDYWARTGLVSPSVRPATGSGTQRLYGFRDVLLLKVIKRLLDAGISLQQIRTAIAHLSQRGIDDLTQITLMSDGASVYMCTSPDEVIDLLAGGQGVFGIALGGVWREVEGSLSELPTERAGHGDEAEPHASDELAARRRARMTG; encoded by the coding sequence GTGACACGCACCGGCGACACTGATCTGACGGCGCAGTCGACGTCCGACGCGCACGCCGACGCGGCCGCGGCCGCGGGTGTTCAGGGGTTGCTCTTCGACGACGACCTGTCGCCGATGCCGGAGGACGTCGGGTTCCGTGGCCCGACCGCGTGCGCGGCCGCCGGGATCACCTACCGCCAGCTCGACTACTGGGCCCGGACGGGTCTGGTGTCGCCGTCGGTGCGCCCGGCCACCGGGTCCGGCACCCAGCGGCTCTACGGCTTCCGCGACGTGCTGCTGCTCAAGGTGATCAAGCGGCTGCTCGACGCGGGCATCTCGTTGCAGCAGATCCGGACCGCGATCGCGCACCTGAGCCAGCGCGGGATCGACGACCTGACCCAGATCACGCTGATGAGCGACGGCGCCTCGGTCTACATGTGCACCTCGCCGGACGAGGTGATCGATCTGCTGGCCGGCGGTCAGGGGGTCTTCGGGATCGCGCTCGGCGGGGTCTGGCGCGAGGTCGAGGGTTCGCTGTCCGAGCTGCCGACCGAGCGGGCCGGCCACGGCGACGAGGCCGAGCCGCACGCGAGCGACGAACTCGCCGCTCGCCGCCGCGCCCGGATGACCGGCTGA
- the gcvP gene encoding aminomethyl-transferring glycine dehydrogenase, with protein MTAQDSSTPTPLVSAAFADRHIGPRPDEVATMVRALGYADVDALVDAAVPASIRSAEPLRLPEPASEVDALTELRQLAARNTIATSMIGQGYYGTFTPSVIVRRLVENPAWYTAYTPYQPEISQGRLEALLNFQTVVSDLTGLPTANASLLDEGTAAAEAMTLAHRGNRKSKSDRFLVDADCFDQTIAVVRTRAEALGIEVVLADTTDGLPDGDFFGFLVQYPGAGGAVRDLRPLIEAAHARDTLVAVASDLLALTVLEAPGEAGADIVIGSSQRFGVPLFYGGPHAGFMSVRTGLERSLPGRLVGVSVDADGAPAYRLALQTREQHIRREKATSNICTAQVLLAVVASMYAVYHGPDGLKAIAERVHGHADSLAASLRAGGIEVVHEQFFDTVLARVPGRAADVVDAARQHGIWLRLVDADHVGLSCDEKTDASVLSRVCQAFGVTYDAALTGPALDQAVARSTEYLTHPVFNTHRSETAMLRYLRKLSDKDYALDRGMIPLGSCTMKLNATTEMEAVTWPEFADLHPFAPIEDAAGYVKLIGQLERWLAEVTGYAKVSIQPNAGSQGELAGLLAIRGYHLANGDSERTVCLIPASAHGTNAASAVMAGMKVVVVKGNDDGTIDLDDLRAKAAEHAAKLAAIMITYPSTHGVYEESVTEVCRIVHDHGGQVYVDGANLNALLGLAKPGEFGGDVSHLNLHKTFCIPHGGGGPGVGPVAVAEHLAPYLPNHPLLDQAGPESGVGPISAAPFGSAGVLAISWAYIRMMGAEGLTAATKNAVLTANYVAKRLENAFPVLYTGENGLVAHECILDLRPITKETGITVDDVAKRLIDYGFHAPTMSFPVAGTLMVEPTESEDLGELDRFVDAMIAIRHEIDRVVAGEWPAGDNPLVNAPHTASSVINDKWDHAYTREEAAFPRSVDRTTKYWPPVRRIDGAYGDRNLICSCPSPEAFE; from the coding sequence ATGACTGCGCAAGACTCCTCCACCCCCACCCCGCTGGTCTCGGCCGCCTTCGCCGACCGCCATATCGGGCCACGCCCTGACGAGGTCGCCACGATGGTGCGCGCCCTCGGGTACGCCGACGTCGACGCGCTCGTCGATGCCGCGGTGCCCGCCTCGATCCGGTCGGCCGAGCCGCTCCGGCTGCCCGAGCCCGCCTCCGAGGTGGACGCGCTGACCGAGCTCCGGCAGCTCGCCGCCCGTAACACCATCGCCACCTCGATGATCGGCCAGGGGTACTACGGCACCTTCACGCCGTCGGTGATCGTCCGCCGCCTGGTCGAGAACCCGGCGTGGTACACCGCCTACACGCCGTACCAGCCGGAGATCTCGCAGGGCCGGCTGGAGGCGCTGCTGAACTTCCAGACCGTGGTGTCCGACCTGACCGGGCTGCCGACCGCGAACGCGTCGCTGCTCGACGAGGGCACCGCGGCCGCCGAGGCGATGACGCTGGCGCACCGGGGGAACCGCAAGAGCAAGAGCGACCGGTTCCTGGTCGACGCCGACTGCTTCGACCAGACCATCGCCGTGGTCCGGACCCGGGCCGAGGCGCTCGGGATCGAGGTCGTGCTCGCCGACACCACCGACGGCCTGCCGGACGGTGACTTCTTCGGCTTCCTGGTCCAGTACCCCGGCGCCGGTGGAGCCGTCCGCGACCTGAGGCCGTTGATCGAGGCCGCGCACGCCCGCGACACCCTGGTCGCGGTGGCGTCCGACCTGCTCGCGCTGACCGTGCTCGAGGCGCCGGGCGAGGCCGGGGCCGACATCGTGATCGGCTCGTCCCAGCGCTTCGGCGTTCCGCTCTTCTACGGTGGCCCGCACGCCGGCTTCATGTCGGTCCGGACCGGCCTGGAGCGGTCGTTGCCCGGTCGCCTCGTCGGCGTCTCCGTCGACGCGGACGGCGCCCCGGCGTACCGGCTGGCGCTGCAGACCCGGGAGCAGCACATCCGTCGCGAGAAGGCGACCTCGAACATCTGTACCGCGCAGGTGCTGCTCGCCGTGGTCGCGTCGATGTACGCGGTGTACCACGGTCCGGACGGCCTGAAGGCGATCGCCGAGCGGGTGCACGGGCACGCCGACAGCCTGGCCGCGTCGTTGCGGGCCGGCGGCATCGAGGTCGTGCACGAGCAGTTCTTCGACACCGTGCTCGCCAGGGTCCCAGGCCGCGCGGCGGACGTGGTCGACGCGGCCCGGCAGCACGGGATCTGGCTGCGCCTCGTCGACGCCGACCACGTCGGCCTGTCCTGCGACGAGAAGACCGACGCCTCGGTGCTGAGCCGGGTCTGCCAGGCCTTCGGCGTCACCTACGACGCCGCGCTCACCGGCCCGGCGCTCGACCAGGCCGTTGCCCGCAGCACCGAGTACCTGACCCACCCGGTCTTCAACACGCACCGCTCGGAGACCGCGATGCTGCGGTACCTGCGCAAGCTGAGCGACAAGGACTACGCGCTCGACCGGGGCATGATCCCGCTCGGCTCGTGCACGATGAAGCTGAACGCGACCACCGAGATGGAAGCGGTCACCTGGCCCGAGTTCGCCGACCTGCACCCGTTCGCGCCGATCGAGGACGCCGCCGGGTACGTCAAGCTGATCGGTCAGCTGGAGCGCTGGCTGGCCGAGGTGACCGGGTACGCGAAGGTGTCGATCCAGCCGAACGCGGGCTCGCAGGGTGAGCTGGCCGGGCTGCTCGCGATCCGTGGGTACCACCTGGCCAACGGCGACAGCGAGCGCACCGTCTGCCTGATCCCGGCCAGCGCGCACGGTACCAACGCGGCGTCCGCGGTGATGGCCGGGATGAAGGTCGTCGTTGTCAAGGGCAACGACGACGGCACGATCGACCTGGACGACCTGCGCGCCAAGGCCGCCGAGCACGCGGCGAAGCTGGCCGCGATCATGATCACGTACCCGTCGACGCACGGCGTGTACGAGGAGAGCGTCACCGAGGTCTGCCGGATCGTCCACGACCACGGCGGCCAGGTGTACGTCGACGGCGCGAACCTGAACGCCCTGCTCGGCCTCGCCAAGCCGGGCGAGTTCGGCGGCGACGTCAGCCACCTGAACCTGCACAAGACGTTCTGTATCCCGCACGGTGGCGGCGGCCCTGGTGTCGGTCCGGTCGCGGTGGCCGAGCACCTGGCGCCGTACCTGCCGAACCACCCGCTGCTCGACCAGGCCGGACCGGAGTCCGGGGTCGGCCCGATCAGCGCTGCTCCGTTCGGGTCGGCCGGGGTGCTGGCGATCTCCTGGGCGTACATCCGGATGATGGGCGCCGAGGGGCTGACCGCGGCGACGAAGAACGCGGTGCTGACCGCGAACTACGTCGCCAAGCGGCTCGAGAACGCGTTCCCCGTGCTCTACACCGGCGAGAACGGCCTGGTCGCGCACGAGTGCATCCTGGACCTGCGGCCGATCACCAAGGAGACCGGCATCACCGTCGACGACGTCGCCAAGCGGCTGATCGACTACGGCTTCCACGCGCCGACGATGTCGTTCCCGGTGGCCGGCACGCTGATGGTCGAGCCGACCGAGTCCGAGGACCTGGGCGAGCTGGACCGGTTCGTCGACGCGATGATCGCGATCCGGCACGAGATCGACCGGGTCGTGGCGGGGGAGTGGCCGGCCGGCGACAACCCGCTGGTGAACGCGCCGCACACCGCGTCCTCGGTGATCAACGACAAGTGGGACCACGCGTACACCCGTGAGGAGGCCGCGTTCCCGCGTTCCGTCGACCGGACCACCAAGTACTGGCCGCCGGTCCGCCGCATCGACGGTGCGTACGGCGACCGCAACCTGATCTGCTCCTGCCCGTCCCCGGAGGCCTTTGAGTGA
- a CDS encoding serine hydrolase domain-containing protein: MTLRPDTAAALFAEVAAAQSEWRLPSINAGVLRDGALVWTGSRGRFATVDGGAPGPDVQYRIGSITKTLTAILVLQCRDDGLLGLNDAVGKHLPGIAFGDRTIRHLLAHSGGMNAEPEGPWWERNPGVTFDELAAAMDDAHAAGPADRRHHYSNLGYGLLGEIVARVRGEAWFDLVVERILRPLEMKRTSYFPAAPAAQGFSVHPFSGRLEEEPAHDAAAMAPAGQLWSTIEDLAKLAAFWIDPVYEVLSRDTVEEMAAPSASDPREALTGSYGLGLRLYADDPYVFVGHTGSMPGFLAGLFVDRARRIGAVTLGNATYGKCASVPLDLMRTLVAHEPPLPQEWVPEPRLAQGEELLGHWYWGNTPLTMVVSCGILQITGGLTSRFTPLGPDLYRGRDGYLAGENLKVIRDDTGAIQELNIATFSLTRRPYGR; encoded by the coding sequence GTGACCCTTCGTCCTGACACCGCGGCCGCCCTGTTCGCGGAGGTGGCCGCGGCGCAGTCCGAGTGGAGGTTGCCGTCGATCAACGCCGGGGTGCTGCGGGACGGCGCCTTGGTGTGGACCGGGTCGCGGGGGCGGTTCGCCACCGTGGACGGGGGCGCGCCGGGGCCGGACGTGCAGTACCGGATCGGGTCGATCACGAAGACGCTGACCGCGATCCTGGTGCTGCAGTGCCGGGACGACGGGCTGCTCGGGCTGAACGATGCCGTTGGCAAGCATCTGCCCGGGATCGCGTTCGGGGACCGGACGATCCGGCACCTGCTCGCGCACTCGGGCGGGATGAACGCCGAGCCCGAGGGGCCGTGGTGGGAGCGCAACCCGGGCGTCACGTTCGACGAGCTCGCGGCCGCGATGGACGACGCGCACGCGGCCGGTCCGGCGGATCGGCGGCACCACTACTCGAACCTCGGCTACGGCCTGCTCGGTGAGATCGTGGCGCGGGTGCGCGGCGAGGCCTGGTTCGACCTGGTGGTGGAGCGGATCCTCCGGCCGCTGGAGATGAAGCGGACCTCGTACTTCCCGGCGGCGCCCGCGGCCCAGGGGTTCTCGGTGCACCCGTTCAGCGGTCGGCTCGAGGAGGAACCGGCCCACGACGCGGCCGCGATGGCCCCGGCCGGTCAGCTGTGGAGCACGATCGAGGACCTGGCCAAGCTGGCGGCGTTCTGGATCGACCCGGTGTACGAGGTGCTGAGCCGGGACACTGTCGAGGAGATGGCGGCCCCGTCGGCCTCGGATCCGCGCGAGGCCCTCACCGGCTCGTACGGGCTGGGTCTGCGGTTGTACGCGGACGACCCGTACGTCTTCGTCGGCCACACCGGTTCGATGCCGGGCTTCCTGGCCGGGTTGTTCGTGGACCGGGCCCGGCGGATCGGTGCCGTGACGCTGGGCAACGCGACGTACGGCAAGTGCGCGTCCGTCCCGCTCGACCTGATGCGCACCCTGGTCGCCCACGAACCACCGCTGCCGCAGGAATGGGTCCCCGAACCACGGCTGGCCCAAGGCGAGGAGTTGCTCGGCCACTGGTACTGGGGCAACACCCCGCTGACGATGGTGGTCAGCTGCGGCATCCTCCAGATCACCGGCGGCCTCACCTCCCGCTTCACCCCGCTCGGCCCCGACCTGTACCGAGGCCGCGACGGCTACCTGGCCGGCGAGAACCTCAAGGTGATCCGCGACGACACCGGCGCCATCCAGGAACTCAACATCGCCACCTTCAGCCTCACCCGTCGTCCGTACGGCCGCTGA
- a CDS encoding pyridoxal phosphate-dependent decarboxylase family protein, which yields MPQPARLTAVSSLPSVPQSPFDLTLPRWPLATTVADRTRGPLPAGPPAAVLRRTAELLGEPRVPSTGVGESAALDLIASVLAENGIDLSHPHAAAHLQPPVLQVAVDADALASASNASMDTYDSGPATLAVEQWVVRALAGLAGLGTSADGVLTPGGSISNLLAVLIARDSAAASLGIDVRRHGVQGIPRPVVFCSELAHFSVQRACAALGLGEEAAVTIPSDDDFRMRLDVLAGELARPGRTPVAVVATAGTTDYGSIDPIAGAAELAHRYGAWLHVDAAYGFGALFSDRLAPLLAELPAADSVTLDLHKIGWQPAATSALLVADRTRFASLGRSVDYLNPADDIDSGLDGLLGRSLQTTRRPDAVKVATTLTAYGRAGLGRMLDACHELAHAAAARVVADSNLELLAPVTLTTVLFRVAGTELEPAALDAVQGEIRRRLLTSGRVLIGRTKIPARSGRPAVVALKLTLLNPNATATDIEELLDQVVATGRDVIASRGALVSTGGEGAA from the coding sequence ATGCCGCAGCCCGCGCGTCTCACCGCGGTCAGCTCGTTGCCATCGGTGCCGCAGAGCCCGTTCGATCTGACCCTTCCTCGCTGGCCGTTGGCCACCACGGTGGCCGACCGGACCCGGGGGCCGTTGCCGGCGGGGCCGCCGGCGGCGGTGTTGCGGCGGACGGCCGAACTGCTGGGCGAGCCGCGGGTGCCGTCGACCGGTGTCGGGGAGTCGGCCGCGCTGGACCTGATCGCGAGTGTGCTGGCCGAGAACGGGATCGACCTGAGTCACCCGCACGCGGCCGCGCACCTGCAGCCGCCGGTGCTCCAGGTCGCCGTCGACGCGGACGCGCTGGCGTCGGCGAGCAACGCGTCGATGGACACGTACGACTCGGGTCCGGCGACGCTGGCCGTCGAGCAGTGGGTCGTCCGCGCGCTCGCGGGTCTGGCCGGGCTCGGTACCTCGGCCGACGGCGTCCTCACCCCGGGCGGCTCGATCTCGAACCTGCTGGCCGTGCTGATCGCCCGGGACAGCGCCGCCGCGTCGCTCGGGATCGACGTCCGCCGGCACGGCGTGCAGGGGATTCCCCGGCCGGTCGTGTTCTGTTCCGAGCTGGCCCACTTCTCTGTTCAGCGAGCCTGTGCCGCCCTCGGGCTCGGTGAGGAGGCCGCCGTCACGATCCCGTCCGACGACGACTTCCGGATGCGCCTCGACGTGCTGGCCGGCGAACTCGCCAGGCCGGGCCGGACGCCGGTCGCCGTGGTCGCGACCGCGGGGACGACCGACTACGGTTCGATCGACCCGATCGCGGGTGCGGCCGAGCTCGCCCATCGGTACGGGGCCTGGCTGCACGTGGACGCGGCGTACGGGTTCGGGGCGTTGTTCTCCGACCGGCTGGCGCCGTTGCTGGCGGAGTTGCCGGCCGCCGACTCGGTCACGCTCGACCTGCACAAGATCGGCTGGCAGCCGGCCGCGACGAGCGCGCTGCTGGTCGCGGACCGGACCAGGTTCGCCTCGCTCGGCCGGTCGGTCGACTACCTGAACCCGGCCGACGACATCGACTCCGGGCTGGACGGACTGCTCGGCCGAAGCCTGCAGACCACCCGCCGGCCGGACGCGGTGAAGGTCGCCACCACGCTCACCGCGTACGGACGGGCCGGGCTCGGCCGGATGCTGGACGCCTGTCACGAGCTCGCCCACGCGGCAGCGGCCCGCGTTGTTGCCGACAGCAACCTTGAGCTGCTGGCCCCGGTGACCTTGACGACGGTGCTGTTCCGGGTCGCCGGGACCGAGCTGGAACCGGCCGCCCTGGACGCGGTCCAGGGCGAGATCAGGCGCCGGCTGCTGACCTCGGGACGGGTGCTGATCGGCCGCACCAAGATCCCCGCCCGGTCCGGCCGTCCGGCCGTGGTCGCGCTGAAGCTCACCCTGCTCAACCCGAACGCCACGGCGACCGACATCGAGGAACTGCTCGATCAGGTCGTCGCGACCGGACGCGACGTGATCGCGTCCCGGGGCGCGCTGGTCTCGACCGGTGGTGAGGGTGCCGCGTGA